The sequence below is a genomic window from Candidatus Eisenbacteria bacterium.
GCCTCGGTGGGCGGCTTCGTCCGCCAGTACCAGATCGATGTCGACCCGCGGCGGCTCGAGTCCTTCGGCGTCTCGCTCCGCGAGGTCGCGATGGCGATCCAGGAGAGCAACCGGGACGTCGGGGGCGGTGTCCTCGAGGTCGCGGAGCACGAGCACTTCGTGCGCGGCCGCGGGTACATCCGGTCCCTGGACGACCTGCGCGGGATCGTCGTGAAGGTGGGAGAGGGCGGCGTCCCGGTCACGATCGACCAGCTGGGCGAAGTCTATCTCGGGCCCGAGCCGCGCCGCGGCATCGCCGAGCTGAACGGCGAGGGCGAGGTCGTCGGCGGCATCGTGATCATGCGGCAGAAGGAGAACGCGCTGCGCGTGATCGAGGGCGTGAAGCGCCGCCTCGAGGAGGTGAAGGGCTCCTTCCCGCCCGGCGTGCGGCTCGTTCCCACCTACGACCGTTCCGAGCTGATCGAGAGCGCCGTGAGCAACCTCCGCCGCTCGCTCCTCGAGGAGATGGCGATCGTGAGCCTCGTCGTCGTCTTCTTCCTCTTCCACTTCCGGAGCGCGCTCGTCCCGATCCTCACCCTGCCGATCGCGGTCGTGCTCTCGTTCCTGCCGATGGCGGGCCAGGGGCTCACCGCGAACATCATGTCCCTCGGCGGCATCGCGGTCGCGATCGGAGCGATGGTGGACGCCTCGATCATCATGGTGGAGAACGTCCACAAGAAGCTCGAGGCGTGGGAGGCGGGCGGACGCGCGGGACGGCGGGAGGACGCGATCGTGGCGGGACTGAAGGAGGTCGGCCGCCCCGTCTTCTTCGCGCTCATGGTGATCACGATCTCCTTCCTTCCGATCTTCACCCTCGAGGGGACCGAGGGCCGGCTCTTCAAGCCGCTCGCGTACACGAAGACCTACTCGATGTTCTTCGCGGCGCTCCTCGCGGTGACGCTCACGCCCGCGCTCGCCGCGTGGTTCATCCGCGGCCGGATCCGCCCCGAGCACGAGCACCCCGTCTCCCGTCGCATGATCGACGCCTACGTTCCCGTCGTCCGGTTCGCGGTCCGGCGCCGCGGCCTCGTGATCGCGGCCGCGACCCTCCTCGTCCTCACGGCGATCCCGGTGTTCCTGAGCCTCGGGAGCGAGTTCATGCCTCCCCTGAACGAGGGAACGCTCCTCTACATGCCGACCGCGCCGCCGGGCATCTCCGAGACCGAGGCCGCGTCGGTGCTCCAGCTCATGGACCGCCGCCTGCGCGAGGTGCCGGAGGTGAAGACGGTGTTCGGGAAGATCGGCCGCGCCCGCACGGCGACCGACCCGGCACCCCTCTCGATGGTGGAGACCGTCGTGACGCTGAAGCCCGAGTCCGAGTGGAGGCCCGGCATGACCTGGGAGAAGCTCGTCCAGGAGATGGACGAGAAGGTCCGGTTCCCGGGCATGCCCAACATCTGGTGGATGCCGATCCAGACCCGGAACGAGATGCTCGCGACCGGCGTGCGCAGCGCCGTGGGCGTGAAGGTGTTCGGACCCGACCTCGCGACGATCGAGCGGATCGGGATCGACGTGGAGCGCGTCCTGAAGGACGTGGAGGGGACCCGCAGCGCCTTCGCCGAGCGCGTCACCGGAGGGTTCTTCCTCGACTTCGACATCGACCGCGCCGCGGCGGCCCGGTACGGGCTCACCGTGGGGGACGTCCAGGACGTCATCGAGGCCGCGGTCGGTGGGATGACGGTCTCCCAGACGGTCGAGGGGCGCGAGCGATATCCGATCAGCATCCGCTACGCGCGCGAGTTCCGCGAGGACCCCGAGGCGCTCGGTCGCGTGCTCGTGCCCACGGAGATGGGCGCCCAGGTGCCGCTCGCCCAGATCGCGACCATCGAGTTTCGAACGGGCCCGCCCATGATCCTCGACGAGGACGGGCAGCTCTTCGGGCTCGTGTCCGTGGACGTGGCGGGCCGGCCGCTCGGGTCCTACGTCGAGGACGCACGCGCGACGGTGGCCCGCGAGGTGAAGCTCCCGCCGGGGTACCGCCTCGAGTGGGCGGGACAGTTCCAGTACTACGAGCGCGCCCGGGAGCGGCTCCTGTTCGTCGTGCCGCTCACGCTCCTCCTCGTGTTCGGGCTCCTCTACTTCAACCTGAGATCGGTGACGGAGTCCGCCATCGTCATGCTCGCGGTGCCGTTTTCGCTCGTCGGCGCGGTCTGGATCCTCTACGTCCTGGGCTACAACATGAGCGTCGCGGTCTGGGTGGGGATGATCGCGCTCGCCGGGCTCGACGCCGAGACGGGCGTCGTCATGCTGCTCTATCTCAAGCTCGCGCACAAGGACCGCGCCGCGCGTGGGGAGCTGCGCGACCGCGAGGACCTCACGGAGGCGATCGTCGAGGGCGCGGCCCACCGGATCCGGCCCAAGATGATGACCGTGTGCGCGATCCTCTTCGGGCTCCTTCCGATCATGTGGGGGCACGGCGCCGGGTCGGACGTGATGCAGCGGATCGCGGCCCCCATGATCGGGGGCGTGATCACGTCGTTCGTGCTCGAGCTCGTCGTCTACCCCGCGATCTTCGCGACCTGGAAGGGGCAACACCTCCCGGAGCGCGCGGGCGCGCCGGCGCTGGGGCAGCCAGGATGAAGGCGCCGGCGGGCGTCACGCCGGCACCGCTCACCCCTGGAGGAGCCGCTACTGCGTCGCCGAGCACCAGGTGCCGCTGTCCAGTTCCGACTGGGTCGTCAGGCGGCACTTACCCGACGTTGCCTTGCCGGTCGTTCCGCAGGCTCGGCAGATCCACAACCGGCCGTCCGGGGATCGGAAGACGTCGAGACAGTCGGTCCACGGACGCGATTTCCAGCAGCCGAGGAAGGTCCACTCGGTGGCGACCGGGACCGGAGAGACGGGGTCTGTCCGTGAGGCGGGGTGGGAATCCAGAAGCGGGAAGCTCGGGACGGATGCACCGGGGGCTGCAATCCCAGGCGAGACCGAGATCGCGAGCACCGCGAGGAGAGTTCCAGGAAGGCACCAAACGGATCGAACCATGACACACCTCCTGCTGCATGTGGTTTTCGCACGATACGGCCTCGGACGCCATGCCGCGAGGCACAGGACCTAACATTCGGTTGCTTCTTGCACGTCGATTGACGAGGGGCCAGGCCCGAACGCGCGCCATTCGGGGCGGCCCCTCCTCGTGCCCATCGTCAGGAGGCGAGAACGCCTCCTGACGCTTCGGTTACCGCACGATCGCGATCGAGAGCGTCTTCATGCCCGCGGACGTCTCCAGCCGGGCGTAGAACACTCCGCTCGCGACGGTACGGCCGGCATGATCCTCTCCGTCCCATTCCAGGGTGTACCACCTCGGCCCTTCCTGAGGGCCATCGACCAGCGTCCTCACGAGACGTCCCTGCACGTCGTAGATCCGGAGCTTGACCGACGAAGCCTGGGGCAGCGCGTAGGAGATGGACACCGCGGCCCCCGAAGCGGGGGTTGCGTTCCGGCGGAGCTGGAGACCGGACGCGTCCTGCGGCATCGAGGACGCAGGCTTCGCCAGATCGCCCGCAAGCGCCTCGACCGTCCGGCCCGTGAGGTCGGACATGAACTCCCGCGTGGAGGACGGCGCGAGACCGGAGGAAGAGATCTTGAGCCTTCCCTCGGGCGCGATGACCCGGTAGGTGCCGCGCTCCTTGGTCGTGAGGAACAGCACGTACCGCTCACCGGAGACGTACGGCGGATCCTCCGCGACCGTGAACTCGTCGTTCCCGGTCTGGAACAGCTCGAACACGCGCCCCTTCATCGCTCCCGAGAGCACCTTCTCCACCGAGAAGAGGACTCGCTGGGTGGGAATGCGGTCGACGTTGTCGTCGAGACCGGGCACCGGAACCACCAGGTCGGGTCCGCGACGCACCTCGATCACCCGCGCGCTCACGACCGCTTCGGCGAGCGCCCTGGCCTCCTCGAGGGTGTTCGGCCGCTCGTTCCAGAACGCGATCGCGCGCGTCTGGCCCTCGGGAATCGTCCCGCCGAACGCGGCCGGAACGACGGCCGCGCCGGACGGCTCCGAGGCGATCGCCTCGGGGGCCGCGGGCGCCAGCGGCACGCCCGAATACTTGCTCGCGATGTCGTTGATGTTGTGCTGCACGACGGTGTAGTACGTGTTGATGTTGTAGTAATATCCCCCGCCCATGCATCCGCCGTCGTTGGAGTGGTCGAGCCCGAACAGATGGCCGACCTCCTGACAGAAGATGCCGCGGTACCCGTTCGACGTGTAGCTGTACGAACGGTTCACGCGGGCGTGTCCGTGGAGGATGTTGCAGCCGCTCGCGCTCTCGATGGAGGCGAGTCCCGCCCAGCCCGTGTTGCCGTAGTACCCGTCGAAGACGCTGATCTCGGTGTGATAGTTGACGCGCGGCACCGCCAGAACGGTCTTGGTGTCCCACTCGCTGAGCGCCGCGTTCGCCTGGCTGTTGAGCACCGCGGTGTTGTACGCGTAGACGGTGCGGTTGGGCTGCCTCCAACAGCCCCAGTTGTGAGCCTCCACCGAGGCGGCGAGGCAAAGCATGCTTGCGGCGAACACCGCGGGGCCGACGAGTACTCTTGGGGTAGCGTGCACGGATTCGTCTCCTTTCCGATCGCGAAGACCCGACTACGATGGGATCAAGGAGAGCGTCCCCGACGTCGCGCATCGGGAGATCGGTCGCGCGCGCTTCGGCCGGCCGCCGGGGCGCGTGGCGCGGGGGAGCCCGGGACCGAACCCGGATCCGCGCGGCAAGGCGGCGCGCCGCAGGCGCATCGGTGGCGGCAAGAGGCGGGGTGCGAAGAGGTGCCGTCCGGTCCGGAAGCGGAGTGTCGTAAGAACGCGCCGCGCTCGGGTCGCGCAAGATCGCTATGGGTCCGAGCCGTGGGGAACTATTAGTTCAATTCCTTCGTGTGGGCCAGCGGGATTCTTCGAGGCATCCTAGATTCCTTGCCGGGCAGATCGATCGCATCGTAGAAACTACAACTCGTCAACCGATGTTGACGCCATGAACGGGAAGAGGGGTACCATTGAACGACATGAAGGCGCCGGAACGAAAAGCCGCCCTGAAGCTGGACCTGGCCGCCGCGCATCCTCCGGCTCACGAGCACGCCGCGTCTCAGCCGGGGGTCGTGAAGGACCCGGTGTGCGGCATGAACGTCGTGCCGGAGCGCGCCGCGGGAAGCCACACGCACGAGGGGACGACGTACTTCTTCTGCTCCAAGGGCTGCGTCTCGAGATTCGCCGCGGAACCCGAGCGTTATCTGAAATCGCCGGGCGCCGCGGGAATGCAGGGCGAGCACGAGGCCATGGCCGCGGCCGCCGCCGAGCGCGGCGAGCCCATGCAGTGGACCTGTCCCATGCACCCCGAGATCGTGCGGGACCGGCCCGGCAGCTGCCCCATCTGCGGCATGGCCCTCGAGCCGATGACGATCTCCCTCGAGGAGCCGGAGAATCCCGAGCTCGCCGACATGACGCGCCGCTTCCGCGTGTCGGTGCTCTTCGGCGCTCCGATCCTGCTCCTGATGCTCGGGGATCTGCTCCCGGGGCACCCCCTCGGCGCGTTCGGGCACTCGAATCTCCGGCACTGGATCGAGATGGCTCTCGCCACCCCGATCGTCCTCTGGTGCGGGTGGCCGCTCCTCGTGCGCGGATGGGAGTCCCTCCGCACGCGGAACCTGAACATGTTCACGCTGATCGCGCTCGGGGTGGGGGCCGCCTACGGATATAGCGTGGTCGCGGTGCTCGCGCCGGGGATCTTCCCGATGGCGTTCCGCGACGCGGCCGACCGCGTGGCGGTCTACTTCGAGCCCGCGGCGGTGATCACGGCGCTCGTGCTCCTCGGACAGGTGCTCGAGCTGCGCGCGCGGAGCCGCACCGGCGCCGCGATCCGCTCGCTCCTCGGGCTCGCACCCAAGACGGCGCGCGCGATCCGCCAGGACGGGATCGAGGAGGACATCCCGCTCGAGCAGGTCGTGCCCGGCGACGTCCTGCGCGTGCGTCCCGGCGAGAAGATCCCCGTGGACGGCGT
It includes:
- a CDS encoding FlgD immunoglobulin-like domain containing protein; amino-acid sequence: MHATPRVLVGPAVFAASMLCLAASVEAHNWGCWRQPNRTVYAYNTAVLNSQANAALSEWDTKTVLAVPRVNYHTEISVFDGYYGNTGWAGLASIESASGCNILHGHARVNRSYSYTSNGYRGIFCQEVGHLFGLDHSNDGGCMGGGYYYNINTYYTVVQHNINDIASKYSGVPLAPAAPEAIASEPSGAAVVPAAFGGTIPEGQTRAIAFWNERPNTLEEARALAEAVVSARVIEVRRGPDLVVPVPGLDDNVDRIPTQRVLFSVEKVLSGAMKGRVFELFQTGNDEFTVAEDPPYVSGERYVLFLTTKERGTYRVIAPEGRLKISSSGLAPSSTREFMSDLTGRTVEALAGDLAKPASSMPQDASGLQLRRNATPASGAAVSISYALPQASSVKLRIYDVQGRLVRTLVDGPQEGPRWYTLEWDGEDHAGRTVASGVFYARLETSAGMKTLSIAIVR
- a CDS encoding CusA/CzcA family heavy metal efflux RND transporter translates to IRETPLDAIPDLSDTQVIVSTEWMGRSPDLVEDQITYPIVTALRSAPGVRYVRGLSMVGDSFVYVIFEDGVDLYWARSRVLEYLATLQGRLPEGVTPRLGPDATAIGWVFEYALVDTTGQNDLSQLRSFQDWYLRYWLQSVDGVAEVASVGGFVRQYQIDVDPRRLESFGVSLREVAMAIQESNRDVGGGVLEVAEHEHFVRGRGYIRSLDDLRGIVVKVGEGGVPVTIDQLGEVYLGPEPRRGIAELNGEGEVVGGIVIMRQKENALRVIEGVKRRLEEVKGSFPPGVRLVPTYDRSELIESAVSNLRRSLLEEMAIVSLVVVFFLFHFRSALVPILTLPIAVVLSFLPMAGQGLTANIMSLGGIAVAIGAMVDASIIMVENVHKKLEAWEAGGRAGRREDAIVAGLKEVGRPVFFALMVITISFLPIFTLEGTEGRLFKPLAYTKTYSMFFAALLAVTLTPALAAWFIRGRIRPEHEHPVSRRMIDAYVPVVRFAVRRRGLVIAAATLLVLTAIPVFLSLGSEFMPPLNEGTLLYMPTAPPGISETEAASVLQLMDRRLREVPEVKTVFGKIGRARTATDPAPLSMVETVVTLKPESEWRPGMTWEKLVQEMDEKVRFPGMPNIWWMPIQTRNEMLATGVRSAVGVKVFGPDLATIERIGIDVERVLKDVEGTRSAFAERVTGGFFLDFDIDRAAAARYGLTVGDVQDVIEAAVGGMTVSQTVEGRERYPISIRYAREFREDPEALGRVLVPTEMGAQVPLAQIATIEFRTGPPMILDEDGQLFGLVSVDVAGRPLGSYVEDARATVAREVKLPPGYRLEWAGQFQYYERARERLLFVVPLTLLLVFGLLYFNLRSVTESAIVMLAVPFSLVGAVWILYVLGYNMSVAVWVGMIALAGLDAETGVVMLLYLKLAHKDRAARGELRDREDLTEAIVEGAAHRIRPKMMTVCAILFGLLPIMWGHGAGSDVMQRIAAPMIGGVITSFVLELVVYPAIFATWKGQHLPERAGAPALGQPG